One Hippoglossus stenolepis isolate QCI-W04-F060 chromosome 6, HSTE1.2, whole genome shotgun sequence genomic window, CTTCTGCTCCTGAACCATCTGCTCCCGAACCATCTGCTCCTGAAGATGTCAGTTTAAACGGCGAAGATGCAAAAATTGAAGTAGAGAGTCCAAGAAACCTTTCTCTGAATGCAACTCAAGCCGTATTGCCTGGTGATGTGAACATTGACGTGGCCACTCAAAAGGAAAATCTCGACAAAGAACCCGTTATACTTCTTCCCAAGGCCATTCAGTCTAAGGGGACCTCCAAATGTGAAGGCCCACCTATTTCCACTCGCCACCTGTCAGGTTGGTTTTAGcagcgtccccccccccccccccaacctttTTGAATTGTATTTCTGGAACGCTCCATCTTATTCAGGTTCAGCATATTTTTCACTATTAGTAACATAACATGTTTTCCACGCAACAAAATTGGAGTGACAATTTTGAGTGTGGGAAAGTTGGCTAAATTAAGGTAATTCTGCAGCCAAGGTTGCAGTGATTTTTGTCAGTGTGGGTCATGACTCTTTCAGCGTTAAATCTTGTTTTCGTCTGCAAGTCTTTCACTGTAATCATCTGTAAAAGGGTAATTCTTTCTATAACCGGTTTTCATACATTGCGCCCCCCATCAGTTGCAACtgttttgtcattaaaatggaaataaaatgaaaaatatatacgacatttttaaagacaaaataaattattgaaTCACTAGGCCAGTTGCACTATGCCTTATGTAGCGGAGTCCCTTGTTGTAATATGGAGATGTTGACATTTTATGTGCATCTTTCTTTTTATCCTAAGTGCATCCTGACTAAATGTAGAATGTGGTTTTCTGTGTGGAGGTTGGCAGTGTGTATTGTGCATTGTGAGTGGCAGTTTGTATCAAACTTTGAAACAAGGCAGGTCCTTTTCCTAACCCTAAAAATATGGTTGCATCTTGGTTTGTTAACTGGCATGAGTAAGACTTAAACAATCCCgttaaaaaaatttaaagaatCTTTTTCTATTCAGCTACACCTCCTGCCCCTGCTTCTTCCAAGCAACCTCAGGCAGCTTCTGGCCCTGCTAAGCCCAAAGGCAAAGATGCCAAGGGTACTCAGGGTTCCTCTGCCCCAAAGGCTGTCCCTGGCAGAAGAAAACGCTCTTCTATgtctgcctcttcctcttctcccacATCACCAAAATCAACTCCCTCCTCTACCCCCCTGTCACCTGTGACCTCTCCCCTAGCCGCCTCACCTGCTAGTTCCACTGCTTATCATGCTAACCGCTCCACTCCAAAAGTTGTCAAGGCTGGCAAGCAAGGAAAACCTAAGAAAGTAGAGGCATTTGTGCCTGCCTCTGAGGAGTGCAAggttacagcagcagaggctCCATTAGCTGAAGCTAAACATGCCCCAGTTGAGACAAAGAAAccctcacctgctgctgcaaagCCTGCAGCGGCACCTGCTGCTTTTAAAGTTACTTCAAAGCCTGCTGTAGCTGCACCAGTTTCCTTTTCAGAAACTCTTCCCTCAAGCCCTCCCAAACCATTTGAAGTTAAAGTAGCCTCATCAAAAACTGTTACTGCAGCCGCTGATGATGAACTGCCTCCACTTATCCCATCTGAAAAGTCAATTCAAATGCCTGTAATTGTACCCCTTGTTGAGAAACCTGCTCCTGTTGAGGCCAAACCTGCCCCCATTGAGGCTGTTGAGGCCAAACCTGCCCCCATTGAGGCTGTTAAGGCCAAACCTGCCCCCATTGAGGCTGTCGAGGCCAAACCTGCCCCGTTGAGGCTGCTAAGCCAGCTGTCGAGGCCAAACCTGCCCCCGTTGAGGCTGCTAAGCCAGCTGTCGAGGCCAAACCTGCCCCCGTTGAGGCTGCTAAGCCAGCTGTCGAGGCCAAACCTGCCCCAGTTGAGACTGCTAAGCCAGTTGTCGAGGCCAAACATGCCCCAGTTGAGGCTGTGAAGGCCAAACATGCCCCAGTTGAGGCTGTCAAGGCCAAACATGCCCCAGTTGAGGCTGCTAAGCCAGCTGTCGAGGCCAAACTTGCCCCAGTTGAGGCTGCTAAGCCAGCTGTCGAGGCCAAACTTGCCCCAGTTGAGGCTGCTAAGCCAGCTGTCGAGGCCAAACATGCCCCAGTTGAGGCTGCTAAGCCAGCTGTCGAGGCCAAACATGCCCCAGTTGAGGCTGTCGAGGCCAAACTTGCCCCAGTTGAGGCTGCTAAGCCAGCTGTCGAGGCCAAACATGCCCCCGTTGAGGCTGCTAAGCCAGTTGTCAAGGCCAAACATGCCCCGTTGAGGCTGCTAAGCCAGCTGTCGAGGCCAAACCTGCCCCAGTTGAGGCTGCTAAGCCAGCTGTCGAGGCCAAACCTGCCCCGGTTGAGGCTGCTAAGCCAGCTTTCAAGGTCAAATCTTCCCCCGTTGAGGTGGCTAAGCCAGCTGTTGAGGCCAAACCTGCCCCCGTTGATGTTAAGCCAGCTGTCGAGGCCAAACCTGCCCCCGTTGAGGTTGCTAAGCCGGCTGCCGAGGCCAAACCTATTACTGACGAGGTTCCTAAACAAGTCAAGGAAATTAAAGCTGCACCTGCTGAGATTTCAAAACCAGATGTCAAGTCTGCACCTGTTGAGGTTGTCAAGCCAGTTGCAGAACCTAAACCCACTGCCGCTGACGTTTCCAAGCTGCCTCCTGTTAAGGATGCTAAACTAGTAACTGAGGTGAAATTGGTTGAGGTCAAGGCTGCACCTGAAGAGGTTGCTAAGCCTGCTAAGCCCGCGGCTGAAACTTCATCCACTCCCTTAAAACCAGCTCAAGCTGAGCCTGCTGTTCCTGCCCCCGCTCCTCGTAAACTCACATTTGCAGAGGCACTTGCAAAACCTGTCCCTGTTAAACCTGAGGTTGAGGAAATACATACCCTTTCTGAACCCATCTCATCACCCAAACCTGCCCCCACACCTGCTAAAACACCAGCTAAAACACCAGCTAAAACACCAGCCAAGTTGGAGCCTGAGATCAAGGATGACAAgggtattttctttttcctctctttctgtgcaTCTATTTTTCCAACTGTCACTGCCACCTGGCATCTGCTGCACTACTTAGATATGTCATTCTCCAAGgtcatgacaaaaaaaagggttaggAAGTTTTTTTACGCTTAAAAAACAATGAGGTGCTACACAGCTGTCATAATGGATGCTCCTTGTTTTGGAGACAAATAATTTATGTTGTATAGTGTTTTTTGcccttttatttttgatcataCGATGTCAGTTAGTTGGTTAAAATGTCTTGATGGTCTGGTTaatatggttttaaaatgaaGGGGAATTGTTCTCAATACACAGAGTGCACAGTTGATTTTGAATTTGAGTCAGCATTAAGTTTTGGCAATACAAATGTGTTGCTATATTTTCCAGGAATGATTGCAGCTTATTTGCAGGAAATATCAGGTCTGCAACCATGTTAAAGGCACCATGTTGTGACTTATAGTCTCCTGTTGGTTTCTGTAGGATCTGGCACTGAGTCAGACAGCGATGACTCAGTCCCCGATCTGGAGGAACAGgactctgcacagacacagacacagcaggcTCAGGTAAGTTTTCATTCTGCTTTCTAATATTTTGCTGCCTTGAATCCAAACATACCAGACAACAGCATCCACTCAAGTTAAACCTTTAATGTAGATGTTGTGGGTTTCTGACTCTTCTGTGATTATTAATACAGTGACTTTCGTTCTTCTGAGTATACTGAAGCCAACCTCTGTcctgagaagagaaaaaaatgtttatatgaGTGACAAGCATACAAATTATTAGTTTATTTACTTGTTGACATTAAATGTGgatgaatgttttctttaaagcttgcagcagctgctgagatCGACGAGGAACCTGTCAGCAAAGCCAAACAGAGCCGCAGTGAAAAGAAGGCACGAAAGGTACTGGTcctatctttttttatttaaggcAACAATGTTTTTCTTGATTACTTTGTAACATTCAAATtggacacattttaaatattatttatatttcttccAGGCAATGTCGAAGCTTGGTCTCAGGCAGGTAACAGGGGTCACCAGGGTCACAATTCGCAAATCAAAGAACATCTTGTTTGTCATCACCAAACCAGACGTCTACAAGAGCCCTGCATCAGACACATACATCGTCTTCGGTGAAGCTAAGGTATGAAGCCGAAATGACACAATCAACGTCTCTGTTTGTCCCTTCCTATGGTGTCAAATGTACTTACTGTTTTGACTCGTTTAACTTTTTATAAGCGCAGAAAAGACTCTGAGCATTTCAGTCAAGGTGTGAGTGCAGAACCTCAGCTAAAATGTTACTGTCATGTATTGATGTCTCATTTTGCTCTCTCTCGCTACAGATTGAAGATCTTTCCCAGCAAGCCCAGCTGGCTGCCGCAGAAAAATTCAAGGTACAGGGAGAAACTGTATCAAACAtccaagaaaacacacagacgccAACAGTACAGGAGGAAAGCGAAGAAGAGGAGGTTAGAAGCAGTTTTATTCAAGTAACACAattgaatatgaattatttaatgatatgaggagttaaacatttttctgttctattttttttcacaGGTTGATGAGACCGGAGTTGAGGTTAAAGACATTGAACTCGTCATGTCGCAAGCCAACGTGTCGCGGGCGAAGGCTGTACGGGccctgaaaaacaacaataacgaCATTGTCAATGCTATTATGGTAAGACTTAAACAAATTTTTCTAGTGTCTGTTTGGAATCATTATACTCATCAAGCCATCTTAAACTCTTCAGTGATGATTGAAACAGTGACTTTCGTTCTTCTGAGTTTCACTGAAGCTAACCTTTCTGTCCTGAGAAGAGAGAAACTCTACTaactgggaaaaaaatcttaaacatTTGCTAACAAACTTTTCTTGTTCCCTCTGCAGGAGTTGACGATGTAATGGGACCCTGTCAACGAGGAGTTGGAGAAATGTTGCTGATTTAATCTAAGCTCGTTTATACAATTTATACCCAAGATGGAAATAAAGTTGTGGCTTGATAAAATGAAacttttgtgtttgcttttcattggtaaatgggggtggggggtggctTATTGCTGTGGATTATAAGCCTGGTCAAGCAAAGGATGGAGCAGGTGAATTTATACAGGGGACGACCGGAAATATTAATTTCTTATATTTTCTAAACCTACACATTCCTTATTTAGAGGTAACAGAGACCTCAGCTTTTTTAGGTTCAGGACATTAAGCTAATTCCTTCACTACTTTTCACCTTCCCTTTTGTAGTTTTCtaaagagaggaaacatggaGGTGTATGACGTGCACCAAATTGCCCCCACCCGGGCGCTCTCCACTTTGAGCTAAACTTGATCATTAACAGGCTTGTAGGGCAAAGGTGAATAGACATGTCTTTATCCAGAGTTGATCAGTTTAGTAAAATATCAATTATATACTTGTTGAACCCAATAGACTGCTGTTAGCCCAATCAGCTTGCAACACCTCGATGTTCAGAATGTGTTGATTGATGCAGGTTAACAATGTAGTACCAATACAATCAACAGATTGTAATGCTCTTAAGATGATAAATAAGATATGGGTAGGGTTACGGTTAAAATGACTAACGTAAAATTGGCTCATAAAAGTTCTTATAATGACATGAGTAACGACACACCCATCCTATAGTCACACAGTTGATCTTAAATAGACTCAGAGCACCTCCTCCACTCAAATGTTTTGACTGTTATGGCTGCACCCATCTTCTACCCCGCCACACCCCAGAAGACCTGTCCTCTGGAGATGGTACAGTCGCGTCAGCCTGGACTCCATAGATGAACGTTGACAGAAGAGTGAAGCAACAAACTGCAATTTCATTCTTATCAAAGAATTGtacttaaatgaaaatatattattgaATTCTTCTAAACACATGGGAGACAATTGAAtattctttctattttttttaatttttcctaATGGATTATAAGtcttaaaaggaaaaagaaacttGGGTGTCATCTTGATGATTGAATTACTTTGAGAAGAACACTCATTTctaataaattacattttttgggaaTTGTCTTCtaaccaatcatgaaaaaaattatcttgTGCCGTATCGGAATATACTGCATTAATCTTGATTTTTGTCgtagatttaaaatgtgtaatgcCCTTAATAATTGACACAATCTGAAATTAACAGGAACACTTGGCCTCATTGAGCCACAGTAAAGTCATGAGTATTTTTAAACCAGATTTTCAGCGATGAATGTGATTCTGTAGATAGTCtgcataaacattttaaatctaaacGTGAAGCCCAAATCTAAACGTGGGAGCCCAAATCTAAATGTGGGAGCCCAAATCTAAACATGAAgtctaaatataaatgttaaatatacatgtaaatcctagatatacatttttaatctaTATCTAACCCAAGCAAATGTAGCCCctcaataatgataataatatactttattaCTTAAAATACAGTATTGACAGACGCTTTGAAAGCAAAATACAGGTAAAGCAACGAGAGACAAATATAATAGTAATGTATTGTAAAGAGTcgtataaatataatatattgtaaaGAATTTACTTAAATCTAATTATAATGTATTGTAAAGTGTtgtttaaatacaattataatGTATTGTAAAGAGttgtttaaatataattataatgtaTTGTAAAGActtgtataaatataattataatgtactgtaaagagttgtataaatataatgtattgtaAAGAgttgtataaatataatgtattgtaAAGAGTTGTTTAAATGGAACAgtaatatattgtttatatataatagTAATATAAAGAGGTACAGCTCAGTATAAGGGTGGTgatctccccctcccctcctccctccctccctcctccaccactgacTCCGTAGAAAATCACATTAACTTCTAGAAGCGTCTAGTGCGCTGCAGCTGCGCCAGGCTGCTATTCACATCCCGAGATACGCAGGAGCATCCGGAGCAGCACAGTGCACAGGACCGAGGCTGTtgcagtgactgtgtgtgggcAGCATTCCTGGTTCTTCACGGGCGTTACCGTTCTTCTTCTCCCGGGATTGTTTTACCTTCGCGACAGAGACTCACTCCGACCCCAGACATGTAAGTTATCGGAAGTTAAAGTGATGAAAGGACGGAGGGGAAAGTGCAATAGAGCAACACGCTTAGcgagctagctagctagctagcgttagccgTCCGTGAACATGCTTTCGCCAAGGCGGGAGGTTGGCCTTTCCCTGGTGATCTGTTAGCTAACGGTCACTCGCTGCTGCGTGGACCGGGTTTAAAAACACTGTTCGGCCCCGCACCCATTCCCGCAGATCCGGGATCCCGGTATCAGCCgcctacttttttttttttacccggAGTTCGAGTCAGGTGCACCGCATGGCTGAAGTAAGGCAACGGCCAAAGTCAGCGTTGTTAGCTTGACTAGCAGGGTGTTCATTGATCACCAGGTTAGCACCGTGTCAGAGTCAGGTGTCGGGATATCGCCGGTTAGCAGTGAAAACACGGACTTTGGCGACGTGAAAACGGGCTGCTAGCGTGATCGCGAAGTTGTGGAAAGGGAGCGAGCGAGGATTAGCCAACATTTGTCCGAGGCTAGCTTCATATTGGTCCGCGATCATCTGTAAGAGGATTTGCTTAATGACGCCATCAGTTAAATGCTAAGAAGAGAGAATAATACCGACAATAAATACACAGGGCGTGTACAAATACCGgtgaaaactgaatttaaaaaaacccacactTAAATAATCAGAGGTTTGTGGTCGGTTATTGATTAGTTATAACCACAGATAAGTGTCTGTACTGCAGATCTACAGCGGAGTGGGGGGTTTTATCATTCAGAATCACATTATCCTTTAagtctctaaaaaaaaaaaacgtggttTCTTTCGGGTTCTACTCATCTGGTCTTACAGCTACACCTTTAAAGTTAGACTTTAGCCTAAGGTGATGTAATCAACTTGCATTTTTCGCTCAATCCATTCCCctaaacatcacatttttttgtgtttttttttatctaattaAACCAAGAATATGTATAAATCCACACAAATGAAAAGCTGGATCTTATTGTATTATTTCAGGAATTTCAAATGAgttgatttaaatgattaacCGATTATCAAATTAGATTCTAGGTCAATTTAACAGTTAAGTatgattatttgtattttactgttaaatctattaataaaaatgatttaagtaACATGCCCACTATATAATATTCCACAGTATATAATTTAAACCTGTTCTAAATTGaaaaatatcccaaaataacttctgtttttatcatatgaatgtattttataattaaaattgaCTGGACATTGGAAGCGCTGAGATGAACCCGTCCAAACCATCTTGTTAATGTGACGAACTGTAACCAGAGGCTTTGTGGCAACCTGATACATGGGCTTTTTGATGGCAGCCCATTGTCTCGACCTAATCTCCTATAAACAGCATTCATATGTATAATCTGTTTTACAAGTTGTAGATCGGGGGAACTCTAAGAATGAATGAACGGTTTAGAATTGTTTTAAAAGTCACTCTTGTTGTTATTGAACCAAATCCACTTTGATCAAATAACTGTATCAGGAGCTCTACTTAGTTTTAATGGGCACAGCAAATTACAAATGCACAAACCACTGGACCTTAGGGTCTCGAACAGACTGTTTACATTGGTTtatatttcctctttcttttcacagGCATCCAGCAACCGCCAAGTGGTACGACAGGAGGGACGCTGTTTTTATAGAGTTCTGTGTAGCAGACAGCAAAGATGTTAAAGTCACATTTGATAAAGCAAAGTTTGGTTTCAGGTAAGTTTGTCTCATGCAGACTCTAAAAATATTAAGTTGTACTAACTTGTCAACTCCTTgcctgttggtttgttgttAGTTATGTATCCTATTCAAACTTCTGAGACAAAAATCCTTGGATTAACACAGAATCTGGGCTCTTGTTCATCACAACTGGTCCTCTAGCTCACGAAGCGTCTTCTCAACAGTTGTCAAACATGTTTGACTTTATTTCAGCCAAAATCAGGATGAGTCTGAGACTAATACAGGAGTGGTGTCCAATCAGTGTGCAGCAGAGAACTATATGTAGGTAGGGAGGCAGACACCAAACCCAATTTCACAGATAAATGAAGAGCCCAGCACACAGACAGTAATCAGTTAATTAATGAAATGAGAAGTATGAAGTGTGCTTCATGTAAAGATGACTGAGCAACATAGTAACATGTCCAAAACTGTGGaaacacaatataaaatcaAAACCAAGCAGTGCCAGCTTTAGTTTTatacactttttttgttttttgccacGTGTTATGATCTTATGCTGTCAGTCACAGTAATTCTGAGATTTTCAAAatcttttgtcttgtttttcgtgtgtttgttgtttcattctCCCcaaaatcttttgttttttttcttttccctccacagTTGTCTTGCAGGAACCGACAATGTCCAACATGACAATGAAATAGACCTTTTTGACGCCATTGATGAAAATGTACGTCACGGTTGGAGTCATTGCTTTGATTAATGTTGCTTTATGATattgtaaataattatttacaCAACATTGTGAATGAGATTAATCTCACATTGCTGTTATCTTTCCGCCTCAATGTAGGATtccaaacacaaatgcacaggtCGCTCAGTGTTGTGTTACTTACGAAAAGTGCAGCCGGGAAAGCCGTGGCCGAGGCTAACAAAAGACAAGGTTAAGGTACGTAGTCAATCATTGAATGTAATGGACAATTTGTAGCCTACATTCGAAATGCAAATGGTTTCCAGAGAGATTCAGTTAGATTTGCATCAGATTCCTATAACATGAGACACTGatattgttttcacagctgaGTTGGCTCAGTGTTGACTTCAGCAACTGGAGAGACTGGGAGGACGACTCAGATGAGGAGATGGTCAACTCCAACCCACTCTCAGATGTAAGCACCCTGATAAACAGAGATTAAAGAATTCATTATCACTGTTTTAAACGTAACCAAGAGCGTTTTCTAGACTGATGTTTCAGCTTCAGCATACTTGGTCAAAATTACAAACACACCCTAAAAACACTCAAGGCCCAAAATGTCTGACAAGCTTGTGTGAATATGGGTATAACACAATATTATGAAATAATGTAATGACTTATAATTAGTTGGTAGCATTTGCATGCCTTCtattaaaatttaatttgatattagtccaaattttatatttatgtatatctTTTACTATAACAACTGACTATTCCACTCTTGGCATAAAATGGACCAAATCTGTATATGAGTAAAGGACAGGTTTAAGATTGAAAAATGACTTGGCTTTAACACTGTTGGTGTCATATTACAGCTGATGAACAacatgggaggagaggaagacctTGATCTCGAAGGTCCAGAAGAAGTAAGAAtctttttactttgactttatttcaaAGCACTTCAGTGATAAtcacaagtaaaaataaagcATGTGATATTCAGTGTCTATAATTGTTCTTGTTGAAACATTGATCAGATGATTATTCAACCTTCtacctttttgtctttttaggATGAGTCTGCAGATAGCGATGATGAAAGTAAGTGTAATGCATCATATTATAACTGTATATAATGGTGATAATACAAGATTTATAAATCAGTGCTTTCGTGTGTGTAagactgttttttctttcactttcagaAATGCCAGATTTGGAATAGAAGACTGAGACTCTggaaagaaaatggaagaaCAGATGGCAAGAGGAATCTTAAACAAATGTATATCTAAAATTGAAGGCAGTGACAAACAGCTGTACATACGAGTCAGTAGTCATATTTAAAACCATATTCTCT contains:
- the naca gene encoding nascent polypeptide-associated complex subunit alpha isoform X3; its protein translation is MPGEATETVPVTEQEMQQPQVETGSGTESDSDDSVPDLEEQDSAQTQTQQAQLAAAAEIDEEPVSKAKQSRSEKKARKAMSKLGLRQVTGVTRVTIRKSKNILFVITKPDVYKSPASDTYIVFGEAKIEDLSQQAQLAAAEKFKVQGETVSNIQENTQTPTVQEESEEEEVDETGVEVKDIELVMSQANVSRAKAVRALKNNNNDIVNAIMELTM
- the naca gene encoding nascent polypeptide-associated complex subunit alpha isoform X1 — its product is MPGEATETVPVTEQEMQQPQVETAAGVLTTTSPEMAVPTVNKELPLENPPEPPAHAQEISPPETSIDSQIDPPNGVAATQEMAEQTEKSGLEASPVSQQVTAADSAEASAGLPVPEESVPSPEAPPEEVKSQESVVAAEELVGEEAKQIPVEANPSGEETETVAEEMPDDPEPSPPKPSAPEPSAPEPSAPEDVSLNGEDAKIEVESPRNLSLNATQAVLPGDVNIDVATQKENLDKEPVILLPKAIQSKGTSKCEGPPISTRHLSGSGTESDSDDSVPDLEEQDSAQTQTQQAQLAAAAEIDEEPVSKAKQSRSEKKARKAMSKLGLRQVTGVTRVTIRKSKNILFVITKPDVYKSPASDTYIVFGEAKIEDLSQQAQLAAAEKFKVQGETVSNIQENTQTPTVQEESEEEEVDETGVEVKDIELVMSQANVSRAKAVRALKNNNNDIVNAIMELTM
- the ptges3b gene encoding prostaglandin E synthase 3b, with amino-acid sequence MHPATAKWYDRRDAVFIEFCVADSKDVKVTFDKAKFGFSCLAGTDNVQHDNEIDLFDAIDENDSKHKCTGRSVLCYLRKVQPGKPWPRLTKDKVKLSWLSVDFSNWRDWEDDSDEEMVNSNPLSDLMNNMGGEEDLDLEGPEEDESADSDDEKMPDLE
- the naca gene encoding nascent polypeptide-associated complex subunit alpha isoform X2 — translated: MPGEATETVPVTEQEMQQPQVETATPPAPASSKQPQAASGPAKPKGKDAKGTQGSSAPKAVPGRRKRSSMSASSSSPTSPKSTPSSTPLSPVTSPLAASPASSTAYHANRSTPKVVKAGKQGKPKKVEAFVPASEECKVTAAEAPLAEAKHAPVETKKPSPAAAKPAAAPAAFKVTSKPAVAAPVSFSETLPSSPPKPFEVKVASSKTVTAAADDELPPLIPSEKSIQMPVIVPLVEKPAPVEAKPAPIEAVEAKPAPIEAVKAKPAPIEAVEAKPAPLRLLSQLSRPNLPPLRLLSQLSRPNLPPLRLLSQLSRPNLPQLRLLSQLSRPNMPQLRL